A genomic stretch from Aedes albopictus strain Foshan chromosome 2, AalbF5, whole genome shotgun sequence includes:
- the LOC134287035 gene encoding uncharacterized protein LOC134287035, which translates to MRKLCSLPWYGSPKHPLPPQRYPQSHLEITRPPNRKPNRPRSNRRLILLGYNQRPHIPQCEYRFGYYLVAVCMRSKLSTVITTRRCRTPRLNIEQLRNVEVAQDYAQQLAVALPTEEQLGAATLEDGWRDIRSAIGSTSATALGFATPNHRNDWYDGECEQLKNEKNAAWTRMLQHRKRANEARYKQARNRQNSVFRMKKRQQEERDREAMEELYRSRRGFVPQADMCRDNYGNILTSEREVVDRWRQHYDEHLNGDVASTEGGVVTDLGVYAQDERLPAPDLQEIEEDVGRLKNNKTAGADQLPSELLKYGGEALVRALHWVITKIWEEEVLPEEWMEGIVCPIIKKGDNLDCGNYRVITLLSAAYKILSQI; encoded by the coding sequence atgcgtaaactttgcagcctcccgtggtatggtagtccgaagcaccctcttcccccgcaaagatatccacaaagccacctggagatcacccgaccaccaaacagaaaaccaaatcgaccacgttctaatcgacggttgattcttcttggatataaccaacgtccgcacataccgcagtgcgaatatagattcggatactacttagtcgctgtatgcatgcgctcaaaactttcgacagttatcactacGCGTCgatgtcgaacgccgcggctcaacatcgagcaacttcgtaacgtagaagtggctcaagactacgcgcagcagttagcagtggccctaccaacggaagagcagcttggcgcagctacacttgaagatggctggagggacatccgatccgccataggtagtacctcggctacagcactaggcttcgcgactccgaatcacagaaacgactggtacgacggcgaatgtgaacagttgaaaaacgagaagaatgcagcatggacgagaatgctgcaacaccgtaagagagcgaatgaggcacgttacaaacaggcgcggaacaggcagaactcagtcttccggatgaagaagcgccagcaggaagaacgagatcgcgaagcgatggaagagctgtaccgctcgcgcagaggcttcgtgccacaagccgacatgtgccgagataattacgggaatattctcacgagcgagcgtgaggtggtcgacaggtggcggcagcattacgatgagcacctcaatggcgacgttgcaagtaccgaaggtggcgtggtaacagatttaggagtatatgcacaggacgaaagacttccggcccctgacctccaagagattgaggaggacgttggccggttgaaaaacaacaaaaccgctggcgcagatcaactaccaagcgagcttctaaaatacggtggagaagcactggtgagagcactacactgggtcattaccaagatttgggaggaggaagtattaccggaggaatggatggaaggtatcgtgtgtcccatcatcaaaaagggcgacaatttggattgcgggaactaccgcgtgatcacactactgagcgctgcctataagatactctctcaaatttaa
- the LOC109432861 gene encoding cytoplasmic dynein 2 light intermediate chain 1-like, with the protein MSELNSINSMEPDTNETIQDIAMKLVTEQMKQESSLTGGPSERTVFVLGSKGAGKSTLINRFLDRDDITRPTLALEYSFGRRTASGQGAQKNICNVWELGSLVNSNQLIEVPVRSHGLATFAAVIVLDLSQPDRLWTDLQCILNGLKQAISKNCSAKEVTEMKERMKQKVGIDHEDLNTLEILPFPVIIVGGKYDAFQNVDSEIKKHVCRCLRSISHAIGAALIFYTSKNASLSKMIRDAMNHLGFGSPSNPFKATALDHNGPLVVPFGGDSWEKIGVTPTNSERIGMNYSAQIPQVGTEKVAIPDDPAKDGGFKERVIDELRAQKDDELMRLLKDTEIRMKFEAVQ; encoded by the exons ATGAGTGAGCTAAACTCAATAAATTCAATGGAACCGGACACCAACGAAACAATCCAGGATATCGCCATGAAACTGGTAACGGAGCAGATGAAACAAGAATCCAGCCTGACTGGGGGACCTAGCGAACGTACCGTTTTTGTCCTCGGTAGTAAGGGAGCG GGTAAATCGACTCTCATCAACCGATTCCTGGATCGAGACGATATCACGCGTCCCACGTTGGCACTGGAATATTCATTCGGACGGCGTACTGCTTCCGGACAGGGTGCTCAGAAAAATATCTGCAACGTTTGGGAGCTCGGCAGCTTGGTCAATTCCAATCAGTTGATCGAAGTGCCGGTACGGTCTCATGGTTTGGCTACGTTTGCTGCCGTGATTGTCCTAGATTTGTCCCAACCGGATCGACTTTGGACCGACTTGCAGTGCATTCTGAATGGTTTGAAGCAGGCAATCAGTAAAAATTGTTCCGCTAAGGAGGTAACAGAAATGAAGGAGCGTATGAAACAGAAGGTGGGAATTGATCACGAGGATTTGAACACGcttgaaattcttccatttcCGGTTATAATCGTGGGAGGAAAGTACGATGCATTTCAGAATGTTGATTCGGAAATCAAGAAGCACGTGTGTCGCTGTTTGAGGTCGATCTCCCATGCAATAGGGGCTGCACTGATATTCTACACTTCCAAGAATGCATCACTATCTAAGATGATTAGAGATGCGATGAACCATCTAGGGTTTGGTAGTCCATCGAACCCATTCAAAGCAACGGCACTGGATCACAATGGCCCTTTGGTGGTTCCTTTCGGAGGAGACTCGTGGGAAAAGATTGGTGTGACGCCCACCAATTCGGAGCGCATAGGAATGAACTACAGTGCGCAGATTCCTCAGGTTGGAACCGAAAAGGTCGCTATTCCGGACGATCCGGCGAAGGATGGTGGCTTTAAGGAACGCGTTATTGACGAGCTCAGAGCTCAGAAGGATGATGAACTCATGCGACTGCTCAAGGATACGGAAATACGGATGAAGTTTGAAGCGGTGCAGTAG